The following proteins are encoded in a genomic region of Spirosoma sp. SC4-14:
- the trmB gene encoding tRNA (guanosine(46)-N7)-methyltransferase TrmB has protein sequence MTRRKHQFFLHNADSENVIEVGKPLYKTIKGRWRTDYFHNDNPIVLELACGKGEYTVGLGSAFPDRNFIGVDIKGDRIARGSKIAQRLGLANVGFLRTDINYIQEFFAAGEVNEIWITFPDPQPRPKQEKHRLTHPRFLAIYKQLLKPGGTLHLKTDSPELFAYSLEQVRSVGCQDIQSTTDLYQSSLNQIHLGIKTKYEQLFFDKGFTINYLQCKMGAIL, from the coding sequence GTGACCCGTCGTAAACACCAGTTCTTTCTCCATAATGCCGACAGTGAAAATGTTATTGAAGTTGGTAAACCGCTTTACAAGACAATAAAAGGTCGGTGGCGTACCGACTATTTTCATAACGATAATCCCATTGTACTGGAACTTGCCTGCGGTAAGGGGGAGTATACGGTTGGCCTCGGCAGTGCTTTTCCCGATCGAAATTTTATTGGTGTCGATATAAAAGGTGACCGTATTGCCAGAGGATCAAAAATTGCCCAGAGATTGGGGTTAGCCAATGTTGGCTTTTTACGTACAGATATAAACTATATACAGGAATTCTTTGCCGCAGGCGAGGTGAATGAAATCTGGATTACATTTCCCGATCCTCAACCCCGGCCAAAACAGGAAAAGCATCGCCTGACCCATCCTCGGTTTCTGGCCATTTATAAACAGTTATTAAAACCAGGGGGGACACTTCACCTGAAAACGGATAGTCCGGAACTATTTGCATATAGCCTGGAACAGGTACGTTCAGTTGGCTGTCAGGATATACAATCGACAACAGATTTGTATCAGTCATCGCTGAATCAAATTCACCTTGGTATTAAAACAAAGTACGAACAATTATTTTTCGACAAAGGGTTTACAATAAACTATTTACAATGCAAAATGGGTGCGATATTATAA
- the gap gene encoding type I glyceraldehyde-3-phosphate dehydrogenase translates to MEKIRVAINGFGRIGRLSFRQLLSKENIEVVAINDLTDNATLAHLLKYDSVHGKFSGEVQSDNESLTVNGIRINAYAERDPKKLPWKELNVDVVLESTGRFVDEAGAGQHLEAGAKKVIISAPAKGNIPTVVLGVNDDTLTGEETIISNASCTTNCLAPMAKVLDDVFGIEKGYMTTIHAYTADQNLQDAPHSDLRRARAAALSIVPTSTGAAKAVGLVLPQLKGKLDGNALRVPTPDGSLTDLTVILKREASIDEINNALKAASETSLKGILEYCVDPIVSIDIVGNAHSCIFDSKLTAVNGNLAKVVGWYDNEFGYSSRVADLIAKLF, encoded by the coding sequence ATGGAAAAAATACGTGTTGCTATCAACGGCTTCGGTCGTATTGGACGACTCTCATTCAGACAATTACTTTCTAAGGAAAACATTGAGGTTGTTGCTATAAACGACTTAACAGACAATGCGACATTAGCACATCTGTTAAAATACGATTCCGTTCATGGCAAATTTTCAGGCGAAGTACAGTCTGACAACGAAAGCCTAACCGTAAATGGAATACGAATCAATGCATATGCAGAACGAGATCCTAAAAAACTCCCCTGGAAAGAACTGAATGTAGACGTGGTTCTCGAATCGACGGGACGTTTTGTTGACGAGGCTGGTGCAGGCCAGCATCTGGAAGCTGGTGCTAAAAAAGTTATTATCTCAGCTCCTGCTAAAGGTAATATCCCAACCGTCGTATTGGGTGTAAATGACGATACCCTCACCGGTGAGGAAACCATTATTTCGAATGCATCCTGTACTACCAACTGCCTTGCTCCTATGGCTAAGGTACTAGACGACGTATTCGGCATCGAAAAAGGCTACATGACAACGATCCATGCCTATACGGCCGATCAGAATCTTCAGGATGCCCCCCACTCTGATCTCCGCCGGGCCAGAGCCGCAGCCTTATCAATCGTTCCAACTTCAACGGGAGCAGCGAAAGCGGTTGGCCTGGTTTTACCCCAACTGAAAGGAAAGCTCGATGGTAATGCTCTGCGAGTACCTACACCCGATGGGTCGTTAACTGACCTGACCGTAATTCTGAAACGCGAAGCATCGATCGACGAAATTAATAACGCTCTGAAAGCAGCCTCGGAAACATCGCTGAAAGGCATTCTGGAGTATTGTGTTGACCCAATCGTTTCTATTGATATCGTTGGAAACGCTCACTCCTGCATCTTTGATTCAAAATTAACCGCTGTAAATGGCAACCTGGCGAAAGTAGTTGGCTGGTACGACAATGAATTTGGCTATTCAAGCCGTGTCGCGGATCTAATCGCAAAACTATTTTAA
- a CDS encoding 2,3,4,5-tetrahydropyridine-2,6-dicarboxylate N-succinyltransferase → MTSQINEIWANRALLNNPKSLETIRDVINQLDRGVLRVANPPTDENGSWTVNEWVKKAILLYFISQQMKIEESGIFTFHDKIPLKSDFETAKVRVVPPAVARYGSFQAPGVILMPSYVNIGAYVDERTMVDTWATVGSCAQIGKDVHLSGGVGIGGVLEPPQAAPVIVEDGAFIGSRCIVVEGAHIGKRAVLGAGVTITGSSKIIDVTGAKPVEYKGFVPANSVVIPGSYAKQFQAGEFHVPCAIIIGQRKESTDLKTSLNDALRDNNVSV, encoded by the coding sequence ATGACGAGTCAAATCAACGAAATCTGGGCTAACCGAGCGTTGCTGAATAACCCGAAATCACTGGAGACAATTCGGGACGTAATAAATCAATTAGATAGGGGAGTGCTCCGGGTGGCCAATCCACCAACGGATGAAAACGGTAGCTGGACCGTGAATGAATGGGTAAAAAAAGCCATACTCCTTTATTTTATCAGTCAGCAAATGAAAATTGAGGAAAGTGGCATTTTTACTTTCCACGATAAAATTCCATTAAAATCTGATTTCGAAACAGCAAAAGTTCGGGTTGTTCCACCTGCCGTAGCGCGGTATGGTTCTTTCCAGGCTCCCGGCGTTATTCTGATGCCTTCTTATGTAAACATTGGAGCTTATGTCGATGAGCGTACAATGGTTGATACCTGGGCAACTGTCGGGAGCTGCGCCCAGATTGGCAAAGATGTTCACCTAAGTGGGGGAGTTGGAATCGGTGGTGTACTGGAACCACCCCAGGCTGCACCGGTTATCGTTGAAGACGGTGCGTTTATCGGATCACGCTGTATTGTGGTTGAAGGAGCTCATATTGGCAAACGGGCTGTGTTGGGAGCCGGGGTAACAATTACCGGCTCGTCTAAAATTATCGACGTAACCGGTGCTAAACCCGTCGAATATAAGGGATTCGTTCCTGCTAATTCGGTGGTGATTCCCGGAAGCTATGCTAAACAATTCCAGGCAGGCGAATTTCATGTTCCCTGTGCTATTATTATCGGCCAGCGAAAAGAATCTACGGATTTAAAAACATCACTCAACGATGCGCTACGCGATAACAATGTATCTGTTTAG
- a CDS encoding helix-turn-helix transcriptional regulator — translation MTINDKIKQILIDKNLTPSYFADEIGVQRSSISHILSGRNRPSFDIIQKIIRRFPELGYEWIMEEESSPATAQPTGSSYPSSRPSTRSTVEKPDPFTPRISYATTQPIGARSQRNEIPPSAPLASTASAVPLEDSATATAEKKVERILIFYSDGSFREFLPAAQL, via the coding sequence ATGACTATAAATGACAAAATTAAACAGATTCTGATCGATAAGAACCTGACTCCTTCCTATTTCGCAGACGAAATAGGCGTTCAGCGCTCCAGTATCTCGCATATTCTTTCTGGCCGAAACAGACCCAGTTTTGATATTATCCAAAAAATAATCCGTCGGTTTCCAGAGCTAGGCTATGAATGGATTATGGAAGAGGAGAGTAGTCCTGCCACAGCGCAACCCACTGGCTCGAGTTATCCTTCCAGTCGTCCCTCTACTCGATCTACAGTAGAAAAACCGGATCCGTTTACGCCCCGCATCTCTTACGCAACCACTCAACCAATCGGCGCTCGTAGCCAACGCAACGAAATTCCTCCCAGTGCTCCATTAGCCAGTACCGCATCAGCGGTGCCGCTTGAGGACTCTGCTACAGCCACTGCGGAAAAGAAGGTAGAACGAATTCTTATTTTTTATTCAGATGGCTCATTCCGGGAATTTCTCCCAGCTGCACAACTATGA
- a CDS encoding tetratricopeptide repeat protein — MKSVFVALVACCLSVGVHAQNQGGAASTLDAAAMDATQKDKDKSDKAITDEKASAKASTWMDRAKTYQTIAAQYIKLDSAAATTAYEAYNKVIELDKDKKGGPGRLAKEAQEALKSPALYSAFMQQGVAKFQNKNFPDAVKAMSMAGEINPKDTLAPLYTAIAAQQIKDNTTAKTQLEKYMAAGGKDATIYGSLAMLYSADNEIDKALATLDKGIAMDPGNKDLANEKINIMLRTNRMDEAVQGMKAMVEKDPNNVQNLVNLSIIYNNMADKSNQEIRKLESETKKSGNSEKKLADAKGVQDTYTSEVTRLSGLIKKQPKNAELKRQLADVQKRLTEQKATVAQLEADAKAAAADASANADKEKQLAEYRSKYAADKKMEKEYLMKAIAVDPNNYDANFNLGVFYYNEGAELNKGLAAMDMKEYQAKGKEIEGKVCGKFKLALPYFTKAKSIKDEPEVTDNLTNLENILKQYEEKKVVCTE; from the coding sequence ATGAAATCAGTTTTTGTAGCTCTCGTTGCGTGTTGCCTGTCGGTAGGAGTACATGCTCAGAACCAGGGTGGAGCAGCCTCTACCTTAGACGCAGCCGCTATGGATGCGACTCAGAAAGATAAGGACAAAAGCGACAAAGCGATTACCGATGAGAAAGCATCGGCTAAAGCTAGTACATGGATGGATCGGGCTAAAACCTATCAGACCATTGCCGCACAGTATATCAAGCTTGATTCGGCGGCTGCGACTACAGCGTATGAAGCCTATAATAAGGTAATTGAACTGGATAAGGATAAGAAAGGTGGTCCGGGCCGGTTGGCCAAGGAAGCGCAGGAAGCCCTGAAAAGCCCAGCCCTCTATAGTGCATTTATGCAGCAGGGCGTGGCTAAATTTCAGAATAAAAACTTCCCGGATGCGGTGAAAGCGATGTCGATGGCGGGAGAAATTAACCCTAAAGATACCCTGGCCCCCTTGTATACGGCAATCGCTGCTCAGCAGATAAAAGACAATACCACGGCTAAAACCCAACTGGAAAAGTACATGGCTGCGGGGGGGAAAGATGCTACGATCTACGGATCACTGGCTATGTTATACAGTGCCGATAATGAAATTGATAAAGCACTGGCTACGCTGGATAAAGGCATAGCTATGGACCCTGGCAACAAGGATCTGGCCAATGAGAAGATCAATATCATGCTGCGGACCAACCGGATGGATGAGGCTGTACAGGGGATGAAAGCTATGGTTGAGAAAGATCCAAACAACGTTCAGAATCTGGTGAATCTGTCGATCATTTATAACAACATGGCCGACAAATCGAATCAGGAAATTCGGAAACTGGAATCAGAAACCAAGAAGAGCGGAAATTCAGAAAAAAAACTGGCGGATGCTAAAGGAGTACAGGATACCTATACCAGTGAAGTAACCCGGTTGAGTGGCCTGATTAAAAAACAGCCCAAGAATGCGGAGTTGAAGCGTCAGTTGGCTGATGTGCAGAAGCGGTTAACGGAACAGAAAGCGACTGTTGCCCAACTGGAAGCTGACGCCAAGGCGGCTGCTGCCGATGCATCGGCCAATGCCGACAAAGAGAAGCAACTGGCGGAGTATAGGAGCAAATATGCTGCTGACAAGAAAATGGAAAAGGAGTATCTGATGAAAGCCATCGCTGTCGATCCTAATAACTACGATGCCAACTTTAACCTGGGCGTATTTTATTACAACGAAGGGGCTGAGTTGAACAAGGGGCTGGCTGCCATGGATATGAAAGAATATCAGGCAAAAGGAAAAGAGATCGAAGGAAAAGTATGTGGCAAGTTCAAGCTCGCGTTACCGTATTTTACGAAAGCCAAATCGATCAAAGATGAACCCGAAGTAACGGATAATCTGACGAACCTGGAGAATATTCTGAAGCAGTACGAAGAGAAGAAAGTAGTTTGTACAGAATAG
- the gyrA gene encoding DNA gyrase subunit A — translation MADENPDLESPSNIIPINIEDEMRGAYIDYSMSVIISRALPDVRDGLKPVHRRVLFGMAELGVNYNKPHKKSARIVGEVLGKYHPHGDASVYDTMVRMAQDWSLRYPLVDGQGNFGSIDGDSPAAMRYTEARLKRIAEELLTDIYKETVDFQPNFDDSLEEPTVLPAKLPNLLLNGSSGIAVGMATNMAPHNLTEVVNGIIAYLDDNEITVEDLMQYVKAPDFPTGATIYGMEGVKSAFKTGRGRVVMRANATIEENRGKTQIIVTDVPYMVNKAVMLEKTAELINEKKIEGITAFRDESDRDGLRVVYDLRKDAIPNVVLNNLYKHTALQSSFSINNVALVKGRPMLLNLKDMMKYYVEHRFEVVTRRTQYELREAEKRAHILEGLLIALDHIDAVIELIRSSRDPEVAKTGLMERFQLSDVQAKAILEMRLQRLTGLERDKLQAEYDELMREIAEYKAILASEERKREVIKEELIDLRARYGDERRTQINALGDGNISDLSLIADEDMIITISHEGYIKRTPTTEYRSQSRGGVGAKAAATKEEDFTEHLFTATMHNTLLVFTKKGRLYWLPVYELPEGSRTSKGRPLANFINIESDDKVRAVINVTDLKNEDYINNNYIVMCTHKGTIKKTMLEAFSRPRQSGIIAITIDEGDQLIGVCLTNGDNDIVIGSSAGKAVRFHESRVRPMGRTAAGVRGISLDEDDATDHVVGMVCIASAEAQLLVVSEKGYGKRSDIDEYRITNRGAKGVGTLKVTDRVGRLVAILDVSDSDDLMIINRSGIAIRTPVSALSVIGRNTQGVRLISLRDGDEISSVTKIKQEEVDDTSAEETPESAE, via the coding sequence ATGGCGGACGAAAATCCCGACCTCGAATCCCCCAGTAACATCATTCCCATCAACATTGAGGACGAAATGCGCGGTGCCTACATCGATTATTCGATGTCGGTTATCATTTCGCGTGCGCTGCCCGATGTGCGCGACGGTCTGAAGCCGGTGCACCGCCGGGTCTTGTTCGGAATGGCTGAACTGGGCGTTAACTACAACAAACCTCATAAAAAATCGGCCCGTATTGTGGGCGAGGTATTAGGAAAATACCATCCACACGGCGATGCATCCGTATACGATACCATGGTTCGTATGGCCCAGGACTGGTCGCTGCGGTATCCGCTCGTCGACGGTCAGGGAAACTTTGGTTCAATCGATGGCGACTCTCCCGCAGCCATGCGGTATACTGAAGCGCGGCTGAAACGGATTGCGGAGGAGTTGCTGACCGATATTTATAAAGAAACGGTTGACTTTCAGCCTAACTTCGACGACTCGCTCGAAGAACCAACGGTGCTCCCGGCTAAACTGCCCAACCTCTTGCTGAACGGTTCGTCGGGTATTGCCGTCGGGATGGCGACCAACATGGCTCCGCATAATTTGACCGAAGTTGTGAATGGTATTATCGCCTATCTGGACGATAACGAGATTACGGTAGAAGATCTGATGCAGTATGTGAAAGCGCCGGATTTCCCGACCGGAGCTACCATCTATGGCATGGAAGGGGTTAAATCGGCCTTTAAGACCGGACGTGGGCGGGTGGTAATGCGGGCAAACGCGACCATTGAAGAAAATCGGGGCAAAACCCAGATTATTGTAACGGATGTGCCGTATATGGTGAACAAAGCCGTAATGCTTGAAAAAACGGCCGAACTCATCAATGAGAAGAAAATAGAAGGGATCACGGCTTTTCGGGATGAATCGGATCGCGACGGCTTACGGGTTGTTTATGACCTGCGTAAAGATGCCATTCCGAACGTTGTTCTCAATAACCTCTATAAACACACGGCACTTCAATCGTCGTTCAGCATCAACAATGTTGCGCTTGTGAAAGGGCGGCCGATGTTGCTGAACCTGAAAGATATGATGAAGTACTACGTCGAACACCGATTCGAGGTAGTAACCCGCCGTACGCAGTATGAACTCCGTGAGGCCGAAAAACGGGCGCATATTCTGGAAGGGCTGCTGATTGCACTCGATCACATCGATGCCGTTATTGAATTGATTCGCTCATCGCGCGATCCGGAAGTTGCCAAAACAGGATTGATGGAGCGTTTTCAGTTGAGCGATGTGCAGGCCAAAGCAATTCTGGAAATGCGTCTGCAGCGTCTGACCGGTCTGGAACGGGATAAATTACAGGCCGAATACGATGAACTGATGCGCGAAATTGCCGAATACAAAGCAATTCTGGCGAGTGAGGAGCGCAAACGCGAAGTGATCAAAGAGGAACTGATTGATCTGCGGGCACGCTATGGCGACGAACGTCGTACGCAGATCAATGCGCTGGGCGATGGTAATATCAGCGATCTGTCGCTGATTGCCGATGAGGATATGATCATTACCATCTCGCACGAAGGCTACATCAAGCGGACACCAACCACCGAATACCGGTCGCAGAGTCGGGGAGGAGTGGGGGCTAAGGCCGCTGCCACCAAAGAGGAAGATTTTACCGAGCACCTCTTTACGGCCACGATGCATAATACGTTGCTGGTGTTTACGAAGAAAGGCCGGCTTTACTGGTTGCCGGTTTATGAGTTACCCGAAGGATCGCGTACGTCGAAAGGACGCCCCCTGGCCAACTTTATCAATATCGAATCCGATGATAAGGTACGGGCGGTGATCAATGTGACGGACCTGAAAAATGAGGACTACATCAACAATAATTACATTGTGATGTGTACCCATAAGGGCACGATCAAGAAAACGATGCTGGAAGCGTTCTCGCGTCCGCGTCAGAGTGGTATCATTGCCATCACCATTGACGAAGGGGATCAGTTGATTGGCGTGTGCCTGACCAATGGCGACAACGATATTGTGATTGGGTCGAGTGCGGGGAAAGCCGTACGGTTCCACGAAAGCCGGGTACGGCCCATGGGGCGGACGGCTGCGGGTGTTCGTGGAATTTCGCTCGATGAGGACGATGCGACCGACCATGTTGTGGGTATGGTTTGTATTGCATCGGCGGAGGCTCAACTCCTGGTCGTTTCCGAAAAAGGATACGGTAAGCGATCCGATATCGACGAGTACCGGATTACGAACCGGGGCGCTAAGGGGGTCGGGACGCTGAAAGTGACCGATAGAGTTGGGCGGCTGGTAGCCATTCTGGATGTATCGGATAGCGACGATCTGATGATTATCAATAGATCGGGTATTGCCATCCGGACCCCGGTTAGTGCCCTCAGTGTAATTGGTCGCAATACGCAGGGCGTTCGGCTGATCAGCCTGCGCGATGGTGATGAAATTTCGTCCGTTACTAAAATTAAGCAGGAGGAAGTCGATGACACTTCTGCCGAAGAAACCCCGGAAAGTGCTGAATAA
- a CDS encoding RES family NAD+ phosphorylase, whose translation MVVYRITKAVYADRLVASGGAARWNARGQFVLYTAATRALACLENVVHRSGEGLLDLFRVMVIEIPDGLLVETIDPAKLPADWFAFQQYVICQQLGANWLQRGTSAVLRVPSAIIPNEWNYLLNPAHPDFSRIRLVRTEPFTFDPRIKS comes from the coding sequence ATGGTTGTGTATCGAATAACCAAAGCTGTGTATGCCGACCGGTTAGTGGCGTCGGGTGGGGCTGCGCGCTGGAATGCCCGTGGACAGTTTGTGCTCTACACAGCGGCTACCCGCGCCCTGGCCTGCCTGGAAAACGTGGTTCACCGCAGCGGAGAAGGATTACTCGATCTGTTTCGGGTGATGGTGATCGAAATTCCCGATGGCCTGCTGGTAGAAACCATTGACCCGGCTAAACTGCCGGCCGACTGGTTTGCTTTTCAACAGTATGTTATCTGTCAGCAATTGGGTGCCAACTGGCTGCAGCGTGGAACGTCGGCGGTGTTGCGGGTTCCGTCGGCTATTATTCCCAATGAATGGAATTACCTGCTAAACCCTGCTCATCCCGATTTTTCCCGAATTCGACTAGTTCGAACGGAGCCATTCACGTTTGATCCCAGGATTAAATCATAG
- a CDS encoding DUF6526 family protein, translated as MKQQNFSNHARFVPGFHLLTSALILFLLVLAIVNLVEVAGDPHWMIAGLFPLGVVVALGLLFFYTRQFPNKVQDRAIRAEENLRHYVLTGKLLDQHLSVAQIIALRFASDAEFVALASRAAAENMSPDEIKKTVQNWRADHHRA; from the coding sequence ATGAAACAACAGAATTTTTCGAATCACGCCCGTTTCGTTCCGGGATTTCATTTGCTTACGTCGGCCTTAATCCTGTTTCTGCTCGTTCTGGCCATTGTGAACCTGGTGGAGGTTGCGGGCGACCCTCACTGGATGATCGCCGGTCTTTTTCCGTTAGGGGTTGTGGTTGCGCTGGGGTTATTATTTTTCTATACTCGTCAGTTTCCGAACAAGGTTCAGGATCGGGCAATACGGGCGGAGGAAAATCTGCGCCATTATGTGCTGACGGGTAAACTGCTGGACCAGCACCTATCCGTAGCGCAAATCATCGCGCTGCGCTTTGCATCGGATGCCGAGTTTGTTGCTCTGGCCAGTCGGGCGGCAGCGGAGAATATGAGTCCGGACGAGATAAAAAAAACTGTACAAAACTGGCGTGCCGATCATCATCGGGCGTAA
- a CDS encoding antitoxin Xre/MbcA/ParS toxin-binding domain-containing protein, with the protein MIVQDRTALVFSALKGVPATRFFEIADLTGYKREQLAEVFDTSLKTFQRYEREKKKLNPQDSEKVLKIMALFQTGESVFGSADAFRRWMDKPAYGLGSQLPFDLLHTSGGIDLVMDELIRIEYGDLA; encoded by the coding sequence ATGATCGTTCAAGACCGCACCGCTCTCGTATTTTCGGCGCTCAAAGGTGTGCCCGCAACTCGGTTCTTCGAGATTGCTGACCTCACTGGCTATAAACGCGAACAACTGGCCGAAGTATTCGATACTTCGCTGAAGACTTTTCAGCGTTATGAGCGGGAGAAGAAAAAACTCAATCCGCAGGACAGTGAGAAGGTGCTGAAAATTATGGCTCTTTTTCAGACCGGAGAATCTGTATTCGGGTCGGCCGATGCATTCCGGCGGTGGATGGATAAACCCGCTTACGGACTGGGCAGCCAACTGCCCTTCGATCTGCTGCATACATCCGGCGGCATCGACCTGGTGATGGATGAACTAATTCGGATCGAATACGGCGACCTGGCCTGA
- a CDS encoding DUF1501 domain-containing protein, producing MKQRWNRRTFLARTSAATLAALAAGAPIPSLLSGCSRIGKTASVPGTADTVILLWMAGGMAHTETFDPKKYTPFQTGMEGNRVLSTFKSVPTVIDGIHFSDGLQAIGNVMDKGTLIRSYVAADMGHILHSRHQYHWHTCYEPPQTVAAPHIGAWIAKELGPKNPVIPAFIDIGQRFTVGEGEELKAFHTAGFLGNEFGPFFIPDPSQGLESVRPPVGMDARRFERRNQLYNDLISNSPLGEFGSDYQKESLRRSMEQAYRLLNSPEAKAFDLSTEPKASYDSYNTGRFGLGCLLARRLTEQGARFISVTTEYEPFKGWDTHENGHTRLEAMKKQIDGPIAQLIKDLDKTGHLERTMVIVASEFSRDMMVEGRPDAKVLEQVNQPDILSDLKFYGMHRHFTDGCSVLMFGGGIKKGFVYGKTADERPCKTIENPIRIEGIHQTIYHALGIPPDTQYEIEKRPFYTTPDGKGKAVADLLA from the coding sequence ATGAAACAGCGCTGGAACCGACGGACATTTTTGGCGAGAACAAGTGCCGCTACACTGGCTGCACTGGCTGCCGGGGCCCCTATACCGAGTCTGTTGTCGGGCTGTAGCCGAATCGGAAAAACAGCCTCCGTGCCAGGAACGGCCGATACCGTGATTCTGCTCTGGATGGCGGGAGGAATGGCCCATACCGAAACCTTCGATCCCAAAAAATATACGCCTTTTCAGACGGGTATGGAGGGCAACCGGGTGCTGAGTACATTCAAATCGGTGCCTACCGTGATCGATGGGATTCATTTCTCCGACGGTCTCCAGGCTATCGGTAACGTTATGGATAAGGGTACGCTGATTCGATCGTATGTTGCCGCCGACATGGGACATATCCTGCATTCGCGGCATCAATACCACTGGCATACCTGCTACGAACCACCACAAACCGTGGCCGCTCCGCACATAGGGGCCTGGATTGCCAAAGAGCTGGGCCCCAAAAATCCGGTAATTCCGGCCTTCATCGATATTGGCCAGCGGTTTACAGTAGGAGAGGGCGAAGAGTTAAAAGCATTCCATACGGCAGGTTTTCTGGGCAATGAATTTGGGCCCTTCTTCATTCCCGATCCGAGTCAGGGACTGGAAAGTGTGCGCCCGCCAGTTGGGATGGATGCCCGCCGGTTCGAACGGCGGAATCAGCTATACAATGACCTGATCAGCAATAGTCCGCTAGGGGAGTTTGGCAGCGATTACCAGAAAGAGTCGCTGCGTCGCTCGATGGAGCAGGCCTATCGATTGCTGAATTCGCCTGAAGCCAAAGCCTTTGACCTCAGTACGGAGCCTAAAGCGAGTTACGATAGCTATAATACCGGACGGTTTGGGTTAGGATGCCTGCTGGCCCGTCGACTCACCGAACAGGGAGCCCGGTTTATCAGTGTCACAACTGAGTATGAACCTTTCAAAGGCTGGGATACCCACGAGAATGGCCATACGCGCCTGGAAGCTATGAAAAAACAGATCGATGGCCCCATTGCGCAGTTGATCAAAGACCTCGACAAAACCGGCCATCTGGAGCGGACGATGGTGATTGTGGCCAGCGAGTTCAGCCGTGATATGATGGTGGAAGGGCGTCCCGATGCCAAAGTACTCGAACAGGTTAATCAGCCTGATATCCTGTCCGATCTGAAATTCTACGGAATGCACCGGCATTTTACCGACGGCTGTTCGGTGCTTATGTTCGGGGGCGGCATAAAAAAAGGATTTGTTTACGGCAAAACCGCCGACGAACGACCCTGTAAAACCATTGAAAACCCCATTCGTATTGAAGGAATTCACCAGACCATTTACCATGCGCTGGGTATTCCGCCCGATACGCAGTACGAAATTGAAAAACGACCCTTTTACACTACGCCCGATGGAAAGGGCAAAGCGGTGGCGGACCTGCTGGCTTAA